In Castanea sativa cultivar Marrone di Chiusa Pesio chromosome 6, ASM4071231v1, a single window of DNA contains:
- the LOC142640071 gene encoding F-box protein At5g03970-like codes for MCHQGVPITSRSFKQGLGNFIASSNGLVLYGHHPMNYYVCNPVTNTWFALPPPIHIDDYRYHTEVPHNMYASVDTIKNLVGFYCQEEDEQLSHHDIDVDAITNHIRQSYKVVRFFVKQASNNDWEMVVNIYSSDTGVWKESKLDDFGMPLYHVLAMSSYSISIRGVFFCSTTISTGMLIFAYVFNMAKDGLDVLIEGPSSSHVNGRAYGAIGESHLGFLQCAVGHDEGFEVYMLEQKLHSYFDKECYPFVYRSEWTLRHRVSTNDITNTLSPSKRGTFPVAFHAQNSHILYLRIGHPIICFDMQSGRLDFVPYDHSHGLICCSCCYLLEPFFYNMESWPLSPLPRQN; via the coding sequence ATGTGTCATCAAGGTGTGCCTATAACATCCCGTAGTTTTAAACAAGGTCTAGGCAATTTCATTGCTTCTTCCAATGGTCTCGTTCTCTATGGTCACCATCCCATGAACTATTATGTGTGCAACCCTGTTACCAATACTTGGTTTGCACTTCCTCCACCTATACATATTGATGACTATCGCTATCACACTGAAGTTCCTCATAATATGTATGCCAGTGTTGACACGATAAAGAACTTAGTTGGATTTTATTGCCAAGAAGAAGATGAACAATTATCGCACCATGATATCGATGTAGATGCTATTACTAATCACATACGTCAAAGTTACAAGGTGGTACGTTTTTTTGTGAAGCAAGCCAGTAACAATGACTGGGAAATGGTGGTGAATATTTACTCTTCTGATACTGGAGTCTGGAAAGAATCCAAGCTTGACGATTTTGGAATGCCGCTATATCATGTACTAGCTATGAGCTCATATAGCATCTCTATACGAGGGGTCTTCTTTTGTTCAACAACCATTTCAACAGGAATGCTGATTTTCGCCTACGTATTTAACATGGCGAAGGATGGCCTCGACGTGTTGATTGAGGGACCTTCTTCATCACACGTTAATGGCAGAGCCTATGGGGCTATTGGGGAGTCACATTTGGGGTTTCTTCAATGTGCTGTTGGCCATGATGAAGGATTTGAGGTATACATGTTGGAACAGAAACTGCATAGTTATTTTGACAAGGAATGTTACCCTTTTGTCTACAGGTCAGAATGGACATTGAGGCATAGAGTGAGCACTAATGATATTACTAACACTCTGTCTCCATCCAAAAGAGGAACTTTTCCTGTTGCATTCCATGCCCAGAATTCGCATATTTTGTATCTCAGAATAGGGCACCCGATTATTTGCTTTGATATGCAAAGTGGGAGACTGGATTTTGTCCCTTACGATCATTCCCATGGCTTGATTTGCTGTTCCTGTTGCTATTTGTTGGAGCCCTTTTTTTATAACATGGAGTCATGGCCTTTGTCCCCTTTGCCTCGGCAAAATTGA
- the LOC142640511 gene encoding telomere repeat-binding protein 4-like isoform X1, protein MVFKKRQDHGFNGFRLPTIPRAPRSVRRGLCKKTVEDTQICAFELLASIAGKLLRESESSASSNASEGIDLLACGKDAVKQEREFEDKPFKAEWLYQRNCGDSSFAFEMASQNISHKSTLKEFSHAESDDVLERTSFIKSFDCSQKAGGDVKSVICKSKTDSENYSSKVEGGSPQFGESSDANVNIEAERQLEVVGLKNEDANKPNICSSKVPTELFLESPAAINSDSNVKLPLRQNSVPNACFPRYRNDTKLGSRDDDENLSRCFKRSTKLKAFRPPTRIADRRIRKLLTSKYWKVAPKLKDCELPRSAFVDGGLKPLYCKRKTCHDRQSRQKCQRDILFKRRKLFDQISVVTSDGGFSSESVSNSPEKGMTEDKNDSAAILHGANGVSSSVLGHQASFHSKDSHVKFSIKSFRVPELFIEVPETATVGSLKRTIMEAVTSILGSGLDVGILLQGKKVRDDNRTLMQTGISCKDNLDSLGFMLEPNTVQTPPPTCFSDLPPLLSCDSSQLLTRSPENLVLDSGISDTLPDLPLTNSSNHVDSNHDTVSSPTDMNDKTTPDTKAIVAVPAMSMEALAVVPLNQKTRRSELVQRRTRRPFSVSEVEALVHAVEELGTGRWRDVKLRAFENADHRTYVDLKDKWKTLVHTAKIAPQQRRGEPVPQELLDRVLAAHSYWSQHQAKPQGKHQAGTPKIMEAPAEVPIE, encoded by the exons ATGGTGTTTAAGAAGAGGCAAGATCATGGATTTAATGGCTTCCGGCTCCCCACTATACCTCGGGCTCCCAGATCTGTTCGA AGGGGCTTGTGTAAGAAGACAGTTGAGGATACTCAAATCTGTGCATTTGAATTACTGGCTTCCATAGCTGGCAAGTTATTGCGTGAAAGTGAAAGTTCTGCTTCCAGTAATGCATCTGAAGGAATTGATCTGCTGGCCTGTGGCAAAGATGCTGTTAAACAGGAACGAGAATTTGAGGATAAACCATTCAAGGCAGAGTGGTTATATCAGAGAAATTGTGGAGACAGTTCTTTTGCTTTTGAGATGGCCTCACAAAACATCAGTCATAAGAGCACTCTGAAAGAATTCTCACATGCTGAAAGTGATGATGTTTTGGAACGCACTTCATTCATTAAAAGTTTTGATTGCTCACAGAAAGCTGGTGGTGATGTGAAGTCTGTAATTTGTAAAAGCAAGACTGATTCCGAAAACTATTCTAGTAAAGTGGAGGGAGGCTCCCCTCAATTTGGGGAGTCTTCTGATGCTAATGTAAATATCGAAGCTGAAAGACAGCTAGAGGTTGTGGGATTGAAAAATGAAGATGCTAATAAGCCTAATATATGTAGTTCAAAGGTTCCAACAGAATTGTTTCTGGAATCTCCTGCAGCAATCAATTCTGACAGTAACGTCAAATTGCCATTGCGCCAGAACTCTGTTCCTAATGCTTGTTTTCCCAGGTATAGGAATGATACTAAGTTAGGTAGTAGAGATGATGACGAAAATTTATCTAGGTGCTTTAAACGTAGTACCAAGTTGAAGGCATTTAGGCCTCCAACACGTATTGCAGATCGAAGAATAAGGAAGCTGCTGACTTCCAAATACTGGAAAGTAGCTCCAAAATTGAAGGATTGTGAACTTCCTAGATCTG CATTTGTAGATGGGGGATTAAAACCTCTTTATTGCAAGAGGAAAACCTGTCATGACCGTCAAAGCCGTCAAAAATGTCAACGTGACATTCTCTTTAAGAGGAGGAAATTGTTTGACCAAATTTCAGTAGTGACTTCTGATGGTGGGTTCAGTAGTGAAAGTGTTTCTAATTCACCCGAGAAAGGCATGACTGAAGATAAGAATGACTCAGCTGCAATTTTGCATGGAG CCAATGGGGTATCATCTTCGGTTTTGGGTCATCAAGCTTCCTTTCACTCCAAGGATTCTCATG TGAAATTTAGCATTAAGTCCTTTAGGGTACCAGAGCTTTTTATTGAGGTCCCAGAAACTGCCACTGTTGGTTCATTAAAG AGGACTATTATGGAGGCTGTAACTTCTATACTTGGAAGTGGATTAGACGTTGGGATTCTTCTTCAAGGGAAGAAGGTTAGAGATGACAACAGAACTCTTATGCAGACAGGAATTTCTTGTAAAGACAATCTGGATTCTCTGGGTTTTATGTTGGAGCCCAATACCGTGCAAACACCTCCACCTACGTGCTTTAGTGATCTTCCTCCTCTTTTATCATGTGATTCATCTCAACTTTTAACAAG GTCCCCGGAAAATCTTGTTTTAGATTCAGGGATCTCTGATACCTTACCTGACCTTCCACTGACCAATTCAAGCAACCATGTTGATAGTAATCATGATACAGTTTCCTCCCCTACTGACATGAATGACAAAACAACACCGGATACCAAAGCAATAGTTGCTGTTCCAGCGATGAGCATGGAGGCACTGGCTGTGGTTCCACTGAACCAGAAAACAAGACGTTCTGAACTTGTACAGCGTCGAACCAGGAGACCTTTCTCTGTGTCCGAAGTAGAAGCATTGGTGCATGCAGTTGAGGAGCTTGGAACTGGGAG GTGGCGTGATGTTAAATTGCGTGCTTTTGAGAATGCAGACCATCGAACTTACGTGGACTTGAAG GATAAATGGAAAACATTGGTTCACACAGCAAAAATTGCCCCCCAACAAAGAAGGGGTGAGCCTGTTCCCCAAGAGCTCTTGGACCGAGTCTTGGCTGCCCATTCTTATTGGTCTCAGCATCAAGCTAAGCCACAGGGAAAGCATCAGGCTGGAACTCCAAAGATCATGGAGGCACCAGCTGAGGTCCCAATTGAATAA
- the LOC142640511 gene encoding telomere repeat-binding protein 4-like isoform X2 has translation MVFKKRQDHGFNGFRLPTIPRAPRSVRRGLCKKTVEDTQICAFELLASIAGKLLRESESSASSNASEGIDLLACGKDAVKQEREFEDKPFKAEWLYQRNCGDSSFAFEMASQNISHKSTLKEFSHAESDDVLERTSFIKSFDCSQKAGGDVKSVICKSKTDSENYSSKVEGGSPQFGESSDANVNIEAERQLEVVGLKNEDANKPNICSSKVPTELFLESPAAINSDSNVKLPLRQNSVPNACFPRYRNDTKLGSRDDDENLSRCFKRSTKLKAFRPPTRIADRRIRKLLTSKYWKVAPKLKDCELPRSDGGLKPLYCKRKTCHDRQSRQKCQRDILFKRRKLFDQISVVTSDGGFSSESVSNSPEKGMTEDKNDSAAILHGANGVSSSVLGHQASFHSKDSHVKFSIKSFRVPELFIEVPETATVGSLKRTIMEAVTSILGSGLDVGILLQGKKVRDDNRTLMQTGISCKDNLDSLGFMLEPNTVQTPPPTCFSDLPPLLSCDSSQLLTRSPENLVLDSGISDTLPDLPLTNSSNHVDSNHDTVSSPTDMNDKTTPDTKAIVAVPAMSMEALAVVPLNQKTRRSELVQRRTRRPFSVSEVEALVHAVEELGTGRWRDVKLRAFENADHRTYVDLKDKWKTLVHTAKIAPQQRRGEPVPQELLDRVLAAHSYWSQHQAKPQGKHQAGTPKIMEAPAEVPIE, from the exons ATGGTGTTTAAGAAGAGGCAAGATCATGGATTTAATGGCTTCCGGCTCCCCACTATACCTCGGGCTCCCAGATCTGTTCGA AGGGGCTTGTGTAAGAAGACAGTTGAGGATACTCAAATCTGTGCATTTGAATTACTGGCTTCCATAGCTGGCAAGTTATTGCGTGAAAGTGAAAGTTCTGCTTCCAGTAATGCATCTGAAGGAATTGATCTGCTGGCCTGTGGCAAAGATGCTGTTAAACAGGAACGAGAATTTGAGGATAAACCATTCAAGGCAGAGTGGTTATATCAGAGAAATTGTGGAGACAGTTCTTTTGCTTTTGAGATGGCCTCACAAAACATCAGTCATAAGAGCACTCTGAAAGAATTCTCACATGCTGAAAGTGATGATGTTTTGGAACGCACTTCATTCATTAAAAGTTTTGATTGCTCACAGAAAGCTGGTGGTGATGTGAAGTCTGTAATTTGTAAAAGCAAGACTGATTCCGAAAACTATTCTAGTAAAGTGGAGGGAGGCTCCCCTCAATTTGGGGAGTCTTCTGATGCTAATGTAAATATCGAAGCTGAAAGACAGCTAGAGGTTGTGGGATTGAAAAATGAAGATGCTAATAAGCCTAATATATGTAGTTCAAAGGTTCCAACAGAATTGTTTCTGGAATCTCCTGCAGCAATCAATTCTGACAGTAACGTCAAATTGCCATTGCGCCAGAACTCTGTTCCTAATGCTTGTTTTCCCAGGTATAGGAATGATACTAAGTTAGGTAGTAGAGATGATGACGAAAATTTATCTAGGTGCTTTAAACGTAGTACCAAGTTGAAGGCATTTAGGCCTCCAACACGTATTGCAGATCGAAGAATAAGGAAGCTGCTGACTTCCAAATACTGGAAAGTAGCTCCAAAATTGAAGGATTGTGAACTTCCTAGATCTG ATGGGGGATTAAAACCTCTTTATTGCAAGAGGAAAACCTGTCATGACCGTCAAAGCCGTCAAAAATGTCAACGTGACATTCTCTTTAAGAGGAGGAAATTGTTTGACCAAATTTCAGTAGTGACTTCTGATGGTGGGTTCAGTAGTGAAAGTGTTTCTAATTCACCCGAGAAAGGCATGACTGAAGATAAGAATGACTCAGCTGCAATTTTGCATGGAG CCAATGGGGTATCATCTTCGGTTTTGGGTCATCAAGCTTCCTTTCACTCCAAGGATTCTCATG TGAAATTTAGCATTAAGTCCTTTAGGGTACCAGAGCTTTTTATTGAGGTCCCAGAAACTGCCACTGTTGGTTCATTAAAG AGGACTATTATGGAGGCTGTAACTTCTATACTTGGAAGTGGATTAGACGTTGGGATTCTTCTTCAAGGGAAGAAGGTTAGAGATGACAACAGAACTCTTATGCAGACAGGAATTTCTTGTAAAGACAATCTGGATTCTCTGGGTTTTATGTTGGAGCCCAATACCGTGCAAACACCTCCACCTACGTGCTTTAGTGATCTTCCTCCTCTTTTATCATGTGATTCATCTCAACTTTTAACAAG GTCCCCGGAAAATCTTGTTTTAGATTCAGGGATCTCTGATACCTTACCTGACCTTCCACTGACCAATTCAAGCAACCATGTTGATAGTAATCATGATACAGTTTCCTCCCCTACTGACATGAATGACAAAACAACACCGGATACCAAAGCAATAGTTGCTGTTCCAGCGATGAGCATGGAGGCACTGGCTGTGGTTCCACTGAACCAGAAAACAAGACGTTCTGAACTTGTACAGCGTCGAACCAGGAGACCTTTCTCTGTGTCCGAAGTAGAAGCATTGGTGCATGCAGTTGAGGAGCTTGGAACTGGGAG GTGGCGTGATGTTAAATTGCGTGCTTTTGAGAATGCAGACCATCGAACTTACGTGGACTTGAAG GATAAATGGAAAACATTGGTTCACACAGCAAAAATTGCCCCCCAACAAAGAAGGGGTGAGCCTGTTCCCCAAGAGCTCTTGGACCGAGTCTTGGCTGCCCATTCTTATTGGTCTCAGCATCAAGCTAAGCCACAGGGAAAGCATCAGGCTGGAACTCCAAAGATCATGGAGGCACCAGCTGAGGTCCCAATTGAATAA